The Methanothermobacter sp. CaT2 DNA window GAGGCTTCTGATGGGTAGTGTGGCTGAGACCACCCTCAAGACGGTTGAGGTGCCGGTACTCCTTGTTAAATAAACCTTCCTTTTTTTCTCACCGAAAGCTATATATAAAGGATACGTCATTATTTGATATATCAAAATTTGATATATAGTATTTCGATGTATGAGGTGTTATATTGAGAAGACTGTTCAGAGGAATCAGGGAGTACCTCACGGACTGGAAGAACCTGTTGACCCATAGCCTTGTGGGCGTACTTATACTTGCAGTTGCAGTTTATGCACCGGTAAGTCCTTATGTGAGGATGGGCTTTGTGGGCTGTGTTGTGGGTTTCAACGTACTTAGAATGAAATACCTTGACCAGTAAACTTATTTATTTTTCTGGAAACACCATCCTGAGGAATCCCATAAAAACCGGATTTCAGCTTTTCATTTTTGAATCATTAACTTTAATTATCTCTGATTGTCAGAAGAACGGTTCACTGCAACATGCTCTTATTCCCCTTTGAAATTTTTAGTTATCTATTAAAATCAGTTAATTATTAATTCTGGAATGGGGGGTAGAATGGAAAATTTTTGAATAGAGCAGCAAATTTTTAGAAAATTTTTAATAATAGATCAAGTAAAATTAGTATGGTGTACCTTTGGTACATATAAGACGCAGAGGATTTGATTAAATGAAATGATATTTTTCGTTGATTTTATTGGGTCTTCTTGCAGTTCTTTTTTCTGGGACTGCCAGTGCAGCGGACATCTATGTCAATGCCACTGGGGGGATGACAGCATGATGGACTCTCATGGGCGGCTGCAAAGGCCACTATAAAGAATGCGACAGGAGCAGCTGCAGATAATGACATTATCTGGCTTGCAGACGGCGAATACAGGGGTGATGGTAACAGGGACATAAACATCGACAAGAACCTGACAATCACAGGTCAGACAACAGCAGGCACCATCATAAACCTTGAAGGGAATCCATCACTATTCACAATCACAAAGAACCTAAACCTATCAAACCTAACAATCAGTAACGCCTACTCAACCACGCAGGGGCCAATATACATATCCAATGCAAACCTCACAATCGAAAACTGCCTACTCTTAAACAACACAGCAAATGATGGAGGAGCAATAAGCGCACAGTTCTCCACGGTAACGGACGAACAGTACATTCACCAGCAACACAGCACCCTATGGAGGAGCGCTATTTGTACGTGATTGTCCGGAACCAGCCATAATAATGTTCTGCCGGATATTTAACAACCCAGACCAGACAGGTCTGAATGTCTACGCAGATAATAGTGCTGTGGATGCCCGATTCAACTGGTGGGGCTCCAACAATCCAGACTTTCCAAGCCTTATCTCAGAAAATGTAACATACGATCCATGGATCGTCCTGAATATAAACGCCACCCCAGACACAGTCCTTACAGGGGAAACCTCACAGATAACCGCAGACCTCCAACACGACAGTAACGGAGTACTGCACGACCCAACTGAGGGCATAGTGCCATACAGAGGATCCGCACAGTTCTCCACAACCCTGGGCTCAATAACCGACGCAAATTTCACAGACGGCGCCGCCATCCCAACACTAACCAGCCTCAACACCAGGGGCATCGCCACAGTATATGCCTCAGTTGACAATGAAACAGTGCAGACCACGGTTACGGTCCTCAAACCAGCAACCTTTGAACTGAGCAATTTAACAATCACACCCACAACCGGAGTAGCACCACTAAACATCACAGTCAAAGCAAACATCACCAACACAGGAGACATCCCCGGAGACTACACAGCAGAACTTAAAATAAACAACACAACAGAAGACACCAAAACCCTAACAATAAACCCCGGAGAAACCACGACAATTGAATTCACAAAAATACTGCAACCAGGAACCTGCAACGTAACAATAGACACACTCCCACCTAAACAGGTGACCGCAACGATAACAATAAAGCAGCCTGCAGGATCCGCAAACTGGGTCAGGAAATACTACGAACGCTACAGGAGACTACCCGCTTCAGTGACCATCTCAGGAAAGAGCTTCACCATGGCACAGTTCCTCGACCTCCTTGTACGGGCAACCATCCAGATCAACGCGGGCAACCTAAAACCACTAAGCACACGAACCGTCGGCTACAAAGGTTCGGCAGGAACCTACAGATCAATCAAACTCTCGAAATCAGCTTACATATCCACAGCAATCAGCATAAGAAACTTCATAAACACCCACAAACTGGCCCCGCGGTACGCAACAACCAGGTACGGGAACATACCCTTCACAAGACTCGTCTACATGTACAGTAAAATCATAGGGTTCTACGGAACCTACAAAAGACTCCCGAACTACGTAATCATCTAAAAAAACTTATTTCTTTTCCATTTCTCCTTATAAGAAAAAAAAGAACACCAGTTATAAAGTTTCCACAGAAACTATAGATAATTTTAAATTTAATGATGTTAATAAAAATATGATGCAATACATAAAATAGAGGGTGTCAGATGTGAAGAGATACAAATGTCGCGTGTGCGGCTATATTTATGACCCCCAGAAGGGTGAACCAAGGACAGACACACCACCCGGAACACCGTTTGAGGACCTCCCTGAAACATGGAGGTGCCCGTCATGCGGTGCAAAGAAGAAGATGTTCAAACCACTTGACTGAGAGGTGAATAAATGGACAAATACGTCTGCCAGATGTGCGGATACATCTACGACCCTGAAGAGGGAGACCCCACATCAGGGATAGAACCAGGAACAGCGTTTGAGGACCTCCCCGACGACTGGGTATGCCCTGTATGTGGCGTTGGAAAGGACCAGTTCAAGAAGATGGATTAAATGAAAGCCAGAAGAATTGCAGATGGGGTTTACTACACCGGTATCCTTGACTGGGACCGGAGGACCTTTGATGAGCTTGTAGCCCTCCCAAGGGGCACAAGCT harbors:
- a CDS encoding pseudomurein-binding repeat-containing protein yields the protein MFCRIFNNPDQTGLNVYADNSAVDARFNWWGSNNPDFPSLISENVTYDPWIVLNINATPDTVLTGETSQITADLQHDSNGVLHDPTEGIVPYRGSAQFSTTLGSITDANFTDGAAIPTLTSLNTRGIATVYASVDNETVQTTVTVLKPATFELSNLTITPTTGVAPLNITVKANITNTGDIPGDYTAELKINNTTEDTKTLTINPGETTTIEFTKILQPGTCNVTIDTLPPKQVTATITIKQPAGSANWVRKYYERYRRLPASVTISGKSFTMAQFLDLLVRATIQINAGNLKPLSTRTVGYKGSAGTYRSIKLSKSAYISTAISIRNFINTHKLAPRYATTRYGNIPFTRLVYMYSKIIGFYGTYKRLPNYVII
- a CDS encoding rubredoxin, whose product is MKRYKCRVCGYIYDPQKGEPRTDTPPGTPFEDLPETWRCPSCGAKKKMFKPLD
- the rd gene encoding rubredoxin; its protein translation is MDKYVCQMCGYIYDPEEGDPTSGIEPGTAFEDLPDDWVCPVCGVGKDQFKKMD